Genomic DNA from Triticum urartu chloroplast, complete genome:
AAGAGATAAGTTGAACAAGTACGGTCGTCCTTTATTGGGATGTACTATTAAACCAAAATTGGGATTATCCGCAAAAAATTATGGTAGAGCGTGTTATGAGTGTCTACGTGGTGGACTTGATTTTACCAAAGATGATGAAAACGTAAACTCACAACCATTTATGCGCTGGAGAGACCGTTTTGTCTTTTGTGCCGAAGCTATTTATAAATCACAGGCCGAAACCGGTGAAATCAAGGGGCATTACTTGAATGCGACTGCGGGTACATGTGAAGAAATGATTAAGAGAGCTGTATTTGCAAGAGAATTAGGGGTTCCTATTGTAATGCATGACTACTTAACTGGGGGATTCACCGCAAATACTACTTTGGCTCATTATTGCCGCGACAATGGCCTACTTCTTCACATTCACCGTGCAATGCATGCAGTTATTGATAGACAGAAAAATCATGGTATGCATTTCCGTGTATTAGCTAAAGCATTGCGTATGTCTGGGGGAGATCATATCCACTCCGGTACAGTAGTAGGTAAGTTAGAAGGGGAACGCGAAATGACTTTAGGTTTTGTTGATTTATTGCGCGATGATTTTATTGAAAAAGATCGTGCTCGCGGTATCTTTTTCACTCAGGACTGGGTATCCATGCCAGGTGTTATACCGGTAGCTTCAGGTGGTATTCATGTTTGGCATATGCCAGCTCTGACCGAAATCTTTGGGGACGATTCTGTATTACAATTTGGTGGAGGAACTTTAGGACATCCTTGGGGAAATGCACCTGGTGCAGCAGCTAATCGAGTGGCTTTAGAAGCCTGTGTACAAGCTCGTAACGAAGGGCGCGATCTTGCTCGCGAAGGTAATGAAATTATCCGAGCAGCTTGCAAATGGAGTCCTGAACTAGCCGCAGCTTGTGAAGTATGGAAGGCGATCAAATTCGAGTTCGAGCCGGTAGATACTATTGATTAACTAGATAAAACTAAAGATAAAGAAGGTATAAATAAAAAAGAAACGAAATAAAAAGAGAAAAAAATCAGTTATGAAATGCAGTAATTCTTCTTTATTCTTCTAATTGATTGCAATTAAACTCGGCTCAATCTTTTTTTTCTAAAAAAGATTGAGCCGAATAAAAATAGATCATGATATGATCATGAGACTTGACAAATTGAGATTCGTCTATTCTATATATCTAGAATATATATATTAAGGTATAATACAATAAAGAAATACAAATAAAATAATAAAATAATAAAATATAGTATTATCATATGATAATGATGAATGAAAAAAGACATAGTTTGGAAGTTAGACCTTTTTATAGGACTCTCTTTCAATTTCAAAAAAGAGGACGTTTGAAACTTTTAACAGGCGTAATCGTGAGTCAACAAGTGACTCGAACTGTGTGTAAAAAAAGAAGCATTTTTTTTTCAAAATGCTAGAACTAGATAAGGAAGTTTTCTATAACCTTGAGAAAAAGGATAAAAAGGTAGTTTTTTTTAGTTTATGACTCCGATCAAGAGCGAGAAATCCTTGATTTGGGATTGGACATAGAACCTGGACCCATCGTAGAGACGTTTAGTTCAAAAGAAAGGATCGTATCCTGATGGTAAGAATTATACTTTCGTGGAAATACAGCGCTATAGACTTCAATGCGGTAGAGTAGACGTTTTGTTTCTAATTTTTCTGGACCAAACCTCCGCTCCGACCCAACGATACAATGAATTTTTTCTGTTCATATTCATAAATAAAAAAGATTCGGAATCGCAATGCTACTATTTGCGTCCAGAGGAGTATTTGGAATAATATTCTTCTATAATCCATTATTGCGGGGGGTCTTACTAACAGGGCTTCGCTGCACGGGACAGGTCTTCGTCGAAAAGCTAACTCCACCCGGCATTTTCATACCCTTTCTTTGGGTGGTATATCGCCTTTTAAAGTCTAAGAGGGTAGTAGGGGATCTATAGTAGGTAAGATAATTTGCCCTTTGATTTTGATTGAATATACTATTTTTCCGCCTTTACCACGCATTATTGTATGCGCTTCTAGAGAAGTATGTATGCAGGAAGTAAATTCTAACCGCTTTCTTTTGAATCCAATTTCAAATTAGATTAGAAAGATAGAAAGGCCATGAGGATGGGAAAATCAAAATAAAATCTTTTTAATTAGTTCTCCTTTTTTGGAATTTTCTTATTATCCTTTCATTTTTTTTACAGAATATTTTTCAAACTAAAAATAAAAAATACAATACAATAGTCAATATTCCTTATAATAGATATACTTAATTATATCATAAGAATCTTAAGATATTTTTCGACTAGATAGAAATAGTAAATTTGAATTGAGACACCTATTCCATGACGGATTTAAACTTACCTTCTATTTTCGTGCCTTTAGTAGGCTTAGTATTTCCGGCAATTGCAATGACTTCTTTATTTCTTTATGTGCAAAAAAATAAGATTGTCTAGTATTTTTTAGTGTAAGTAATATAATATGGTAGGGTATGTGGCTTTTTCTACACACACTTTCTACACACAAATGAAAAACGGTTATGGATGCGGATATAGGCTACGAGCATAAATGCATGAATATGCAGAGCCAGGTATAGCGAGTTTTATTTTATTTATTTTAATTGAATCAACGAATATTTTTTGAATAGAAAGTCAATGTATCTAACCTATTATTTCACAGGAGTACTAGTTGCTGAAGGCGATTTCAGAATCAAAAAAAGTAAAGTCAAAATTATTTAGCTTATTCTCTCAATTTCAATCGACCGCTGCTGGATTTAGTATATCTAATATGAATTGGCGATCAGAACACATATGGGTAGAACTTCTAAAAGGTTCTCGAAAAAGGGGTAATTTTTTCTGGGCCTGTATTCTTTTTCTAGGTTCACTAGGATTCTTATCGGTTGGGATTTCCAGTTATCTTGGTAAGAATATTATATCTATACTTCCATCTCAAGAAATTCTTTTTTTTCCGCAGGGGGTCGTGATGTCTTTCTACGGAATCGCAGGCCTATTCATTAGCTCCTACTTGTGGTGTACTATTTTGTGGAATGTAGGTAGTGGTTATGACCGATTCGATAGAAAAGAGGGAATAGTGTGCATTTTTCGTTGGGGATTCCCTGGAATAAAACGTCGCGTCTTCCTTCGATTCCTTATGCGGGATATCCAATCAATTAGAATTCAGGTTAAAGAGGGTCTTTATCCTCGTCGTATTCTTTATATGGAAATCCGGGGCCAGGGGATCATTCCCTTGACTCGTACTGATGATAAATTTTTTACTCCACGAGAAATTGAACAAAAAGCTGCCGAATTGGCCTATTTCTTGCGCGTACCAATTGAAGTATTTTGAGGTATCTTTTTTGAACTGAGTTGAATGAAGAAAAGAAGAATTGGAAGAAGAAAAGTTTTCTCAACACAGGGAGGAAGTCCCTTCTAAATTGGATTTGTTATTGTAAGGGGATTTTTAAGTATTTATCTAAAGGAAGGAACAAACGAGGATAAGAGAAATTTGCTTTTAATTTTTTTTATCCAAGTTAGATATATCGCATACTATTCTTCCTTTTTCATCCGAAAGGGCTTTTTTTTATTCTATTTCACTATTTCATTCCATCTAGATCTAAGAAAGAACCCAATGCACTGAAATTCCACTAATAACTAATATACAAAAAAGAAGAATAGATACAGGGTATCAAACCTATAGAGTTTTTGCTTCAAAGAAATAGAAATATCATGAAATAGAAATATCATCATATAGAGTCAGGGAATGGAATAGAGTCAGCGAATGAAGCATATTCATTAACAACTCCATTTACAGATCAAAAATGAAAAAAAAGAAAGCATTGCCTTCTTTACTATATCTTGTATTTATCGTACTTTTGCCTTGGGGGGTCTCTTCCTCATTTAACAAATGTCTGGAACTTTGGATTAAGAATTGGTGGAATACCAGGCAATCCGAAACTCTCTTAACTGATATTCAAGAGAAAAGGATTCTAGAAAGATTCATAGAATTAGAAGAACTTTCTCTCTTGGACGAGATGATAAAAGGGAAACTAAAGACACATGTACAAAAACCTCCTACAGGAATACACAAGGAAATAATACAATGGGTCAAAATAAATAATGAGGATCATCTCCATACCATTTTGCATTTCTCGACAAATATAATCTGTTTGGCTATTCTAAGTGGTTCTTTTTTTCTGGGTAAAGAGGAACTTGTCATTTTGAATTCTTGGGTTCAGGAATTCTTCTATAATTTAAATGACTCAATAAAAGCTTTTTTTATTCTTTTAGTTACTGATTTTTTTGTTGGATTTCACTCCACCCGTGGTTGGGAACTAGTAATTCGTTGGGTCTACAACGATTTTGGATGGGCTCCTAACGAGCTTATTTTCACTATTTTTGTTTGTAGTTTTCCAGTAATTCTAGATACATGTTTGAAATTTTGGGTCTTTTTTTGTTTAAATCGTCTATCTCCTTCGCTTGTAGTCATTTATCATTCAATTAGTGAAGCATAAATTCATTTGATCTCCCGATATTAATATTAATCAAATTAGCAAGCATCTTTTTTTAGAAAGAAAGCCCTTTTCCATTTTAGCAAAATTCTTTCTATTTATACCTACTTTAAGGTATTCATCATTGCAGTACAACTGTTGCAGTAGAATGACAACAGATTCGTGTATAGGGAACTAGATTAGCTTAGCTACCTATCTAATTTATTGTAGAAATTCTGGGATCTGCGATTGGACATGGAAAATAGAAATACTTTTTCTTGGGTAAAGGAACAGATAACTCGATCGATTTCTGTATCGATCATGATATACGTAATAACTCGGACATCTATTTCAAATGCATATCCCATTTTTGCGCAGCAGGGTTATGAAAACCCACGAGAAGCAACTGGACGAATTGTATGTGCCAATTGCCATTTAGCTAGCAAGCCCGTCGATATTGAAGTTCCCCAAGCTGTGCTTCCCGATACTGTATTTGAAGCAGTTCTTCGAATTCCTTATGATATGCAATTGAAACAAGTTCTTGCTAATGGAAAAAAGGGAGGGTTGAATGTAGGTGCTGTTCTTATTTTGCCCGAGGGATTCGAATTAGCGCCGCCCGATCGTATTTCCCCTGAGTTAAAAGAAAAGATAGGAAATCTTGCTTTTCAGAGTTATCGTCCCGATAAAAAAAACATTCTTGTGATAGGCCCTGTTCCCGGTAAGAAATATAGTGAAATTGTCTTTCCCATTCTTTCCCCTGATCCTGCTACGAAGAAAGATGCTCATTTCTTAAAATATCCCATATATGTAGGGGGAAACCGAGGAAGAGGACAGATCTATCCTGATGGTAGCAAGAGTAACAATACAGTCTATAATGCTACGTCAACAGGTATAGTAAGAAAAATACTACGTAAAGAAAAGGGGGGGTATGAAATATCCATAGTTGATGCATCAGATGGACGCCAAGTGATTGATATTATACCTCCCGGACCAGAACTTCTTGTTTCAGAGGGGGAATCCATCAAGCTTGATCAACCATTAACAAGCAATCCTAATGTGGGAGGTTTTGGTCAGGGGGACGCAGAAATCGTGCTTCAGGATCCATTACGTGTCCAAGGCCTTTTGTTCTTCTTCGCATCCGTTATTTTGGCACAAGTTTTTTTGGTTCTCAAAAAGAAACAGTTTGAAAAGGTTCAATTGTACGAAATGAATTTCTAGGTCCCGGGATTTCTTACCATCAAGTTGGTAAAAAGCCTCGATTTATTGGCAATTGCTAGAATTATCTATGATCTATTTTGGAAATCCTTTTTTTGTTTAGACTGCTTTTTGTTTATGAGATGTCTGGAATTCCTTATTTATATCCCATGCAAAAGAAGAGAATCCAAGGCAAAGGCGAGAACAATCAAATTAAAATTTCTTCTTTTTCGGAGGGATTGCAGGTCTTCTTAATCGTCTATTCGGCACAAGAAAAAGGCTTTTTCTTGTGCCGATTCTTCTTGTATCAAAATAAGAATCCTTTTTCTTCCTAATTCGTCAAAGATTACTATTTCTTCTTTATTCGGGTCTGTCTCTTGGACCTCTTTTTCTTTTGCTTAGGTTTAGCCGAGGTAGTGGACAAACAGAGGGGAAGAAAATATGGCGGGGGAAAAATTTCTTGTGATTGTGAGCAAATTGCTTGGCTTGTTTAATTAAGTTCAACTTCCAATTTACAGAAATTTTGCAAAAAAAAGTAAACTCTTCCATTGAAGGTTTTTTTATTTTTAGGCTAGTTGAATAGTTTTGATTAAGGTTTTATTAGTTTATTACTCGAAACTAAATCAAGGATTTTCAGGATACTTCCTTCGTGGAATAAGATATTGGATCCTCGAGTGATCTCTTTTTCTTGTTGCTTCATAAGAGTGAATCGAATAGATTCAATTCGCGTTATAAGAGTAAAATAAAAATTCCGCGGGTCCTTTCCGCTCTAATCAGATAAAGGGGGGTAAGGACCCGCTAAGCTCCTACTTTTTCATGTTTACAATCTGGTCCCTCCGATTACTATAGAGATGAACCCAATCCAGAATATGAACCATAAAAGAAAACACCTACTAAACCAATCACAGCAATACCAGCTACAGTACCTATCAGCCAAAGAGGAATTCTTCCAGTAGTATCGGCCATTTCCCCTACTTTCCTCCACATTTTATCAATTGGTCATGCTAGAGACAAAAACAGTCATGGGTAGTTATAAGGATGGTATCCTTCCAAATGGGATAAGAGAATTCTTATTAGTCTCTTTCTTTCTCTCAATTGAAGAAGTAATTGGAAAATAAAACAGCAAGTACAAAAATGAGTAATAAACCCCAGTATAGACTGGTACGATTCAATTCAACATTTTGTTCATTCGGGTTTGATTGTGTCATAGTTCTATAGTTGGAATTTGTTTTATCGTTGGATGAACTGCATTGCTGATATTGATCCCAAGAAAAAAACAGTAGGTACAGCTAGTCCGTGAATAGCCAGCCATCGCACTGTAAAAATAGGATAGGTTCGATCTATGGTCATTGAGGGCCTCCTAAAAGGATCTACTAAATTCATCGAGTTGTTCTAAAGAATCAAAACGGTCGGTTATTAACGGAATTCCTTGTCGGCTTTCCGTGAAATACTCGTTTGGCCTAGGACTTCCAAACACGTCATAAGCTAAACCCGTACTGACAAATAACCAACCCGCAATGAATAGGGAAGGTATAGTAATGCTATGAATAACCCAGTATCGAATACTGGTAATAATATCAGCAAAAGAACGTTCTCCCGTGCTTCCAGACATGCTGAACTCCCAAAATTTTTGTACATTCAAAAAAGGAATTGATTCCGTAAAAGATGGGATCGACCAGTAAATAGAAAATTACTGATATTTCATCCTTGTGAGATTGTCAATTTTGTACCAAAGGTGTATTTTGAGTATACCGAATTAGTATAGCTATCCTTCCTATGGCACAGCAATCTGGTTTTGCCTGGTTCCGAAACATAATTACTTTTTTATTTTTTTTTGTCTATAGGTAAGCTATATGTTATTCAAGGCATCAATAGAAAACCCCATTTTTGTAGGTTCTACTTACTTTTCATTGGCTTCGGAATAATAGAGTAATTCGGAATAGCAGCCAAAATCTTGGGAAAATCTAAGTTAATGATCAATAGGTTTGGATAAATAATTTAGGAAGGATATTCTCATACTGACACAATACAAGGACAAGTATATGTGAAATCTATCCTTTCATAATTCGTAATTCATCCTTGTATTGTTTGTTGGATTAGGTCTAACTTTCTTGACCAAACTGCGAGCGCGGAACTTTACGAGATGAAATAGGGAAAGACAGAAGATAGAATAGAACTTAAAAGGATAATTGAAGTGACTCGTCTTCGAATCTACTTTGGTTGGAGTTCGAAAAAGGAATAAAAATAAAGTAAATTCAAGGAAGAGCTTTCTTTTTTTTTTTTAACAGCCCCTTGGCAGGTCGTGGAATGCTTTTGTTCTCCTCTTATTCCATATGGAATACAATCAGTTAAAATAAGAAGGAATAGGGGAATATTCGATCGTTCACTCCAAAAAGAGGGTCCTATTGAAAAAGAAATTATCCAAAATAGAAAGAAGTTTTTTTTTTCAAATTCAATTGTTTATTTATCTCTTATTCAAAAATTTCCCTGAAAATTGAATTTCTTTTTTTCATTCAATGGGGTTAGATGATCTAGTTCTTAATATTATTACTTTACTCAATTGACAAATTCCACAACAAATCTCTTGATTCGGAATTAGGGACTCATGTATCATCTGATGAATCCACTTTCTTTTACACTTCTGTATCTTACTCTATCTTGTTTTTTAGTATTATCTAAAATAACTGATGAATTATGAATTTTCCATAACTTAGGTAAATGCTTTACCAACATATGTAGTGTAGTAAAAAAAAATAAATGGAATTTAACTCTTTCATGCTTACTTTAACTAGTTATTTTGGTTTTCTACTGGCTGCTTTAACTATAACCCCAGCTCTATTTATTGGCTTGAACAAGATACGCCTTATTTGAATTGACTGAATAATTATAATTCAGAAAAGAAAAATCTTTCTTTGGGATTCCTGGCATTCTACGACTCTTTTCCAGACTAATTAGGAATTCTTTTCTTGGTCATTGAGATTCGTGGATAATTTAGAGTACTATTTAGGGATAGATCGTACCTCTTTTTTTATCCCCTCGAACAAATCGAAATGATTGAAGTTTTTCTATTTGGAATCGTCTTAGGCCTAATTCCTATTACTTTAGCGGGATTATTCGTGACTGCGTATTTGCAATACAGGCGTGGGGATCAGTTGGATCTTTGATTGAGTCATTTTTTTTTTGATTGACCTCCTCCAGACCAGAGAGGAGGTCAAATTGAAATTGGAGTTACAATTCAATTTTGTTAAGTTATTTTACTCTGCTTCGACATAAAATAGATGGAATCACGCTCTGTAGGATTTGAACCTACGACATCGGGTTTTGGAGACCCGCGTTCTACCGAACTGAACTAAGAGCGCTTTCATTCATTCAAAAAGAAAATCTTTTTCTATTCCTAATGTATCTCACGTACGTATAGTCTCCACAAATTCAAGTTATACCCACTTTACTTTAATTGATCTCGTCGCTACTGCCTATAAAGAAGAAAGAAGTAATAGGTAGGGATGACAGGATTTGAACCTGTGACATTTTGTACCCAAAACAAACGCGCTACCAAGCTGCGCTACATCCCTTTTCCAAATTAAATTGTTGTACAATGCCATTGTACACAATTCCTGTCTTCTTTTCCACATCATAATTTTCTTCTTCTTTCTTTCTCTATCTATATATAGAACCCTCGTGTCATTTCTTCTTTTTGGTCTCATATAATTAAGGAATTATATACATATAAAATCCAATATAATTTCGCCTATAAAAGAAGGATTACTTTTCCTTGGTAATATATAGGAAGAAGGGGTCATCTTTTTCTTTTTTAGGGATAGGAAAATTTCGTCGATATGGTTCATTTTATATATAGCATAACAATCTTGGGCAAGAGTTTATGATCATATATGTATTCCAACAAGGAAGGAGGATTTTCAATGCGGGATATAAAAACATATCTCTCTGTAGCACCCGTGCTAAGTACTCTATGGTTTGGTGCTTTAGCAGGTTTATTGATAGAAATTAATCGTTTATTCCCAGATGCTTTGTCATTCCCTTTTTTTTAATTCTAGTTATTGCTATGGGAGGGATAGATTTCTTCGTGATATGACAAAATTTGATCCTTTTCAATCTTTTTTTAGTATCGGAAGGAAAAAGAAAGAAAAGATGGATTGGGTTGAACCTCAGAGTCATTAAAAATTTGGTAAACCCCATTTTTGAAAATAGAAATTCAATTTAAAGGGGTACCCAAGCTAAATAAGGCCTCAGAAATCAGAGCATAGAAAAGGCGGGGCTGGCTAATTAAATGAAAGGATTTCGAACCAAAATCTTTGCTAATTCGACAAGGATTGTATTCTTTAATTATTTCTCTATTTTTTATTACTTAATTAAAGAATAAAAAAAAATTATTCTAATGAATTTTATTCTTCTTCTTCGGATTCAAAATAGAAGAATAAAAGAATAAGTAGAAGAATTAAGTTAAGTCAATCCAAAAAGAAAAGGAGGTTCATGGCCAAGGGAAAAGATGTTAGAATCAGAGTTATTTTGGAATGCATCAGTTGTGTTCGAAAAGGTGCCAATGAGGAATCGACGGGGATTTCTAGATATAGTACTCAAAAGAATCGCCACAATACACCCGGACAATTAGAATTCAAAAAATTTTGTCGTTATTGTCGCAAGCATACGACTCATCACGAAATAAAGAAATAGGAACATCGTGTGTTTGATCTTTCCAAACAACAGAAAGAGTAAGAACTTCATATTTAATATATAAAGAAAACATAGTATAGAATACAAAATACAAATCAACTCATCTGATTTCCGGTAGATATTATTTCATATGTATAGAGGGTATTCATATACTATAATATGAATCAAATAAGATATGGATCAAAGAAAAACTACTTCTTCTGGATCCTAAATTAATAAAATAAAGAAGTGAATTTTCAAATTTTCAAATTTTAAATAAGGAATAAATCATGTATACATCTAAACAACCTTTTCTTAAATCTAAGCAACCCTTTAGTAAATCCAAGCAAACTTTTAATAAATCCAAGCAACCCTTTCGTAAATCCAAGCAAACTTTTCGTAAATTCAAGCAACCTTTTCGTAAATCTAAACAACCTTTTCGTAGGCGTCCCCGGATTGGCCCGGGAGATCGAATTGATTATAGAAACATGAGTTTAATTAATAGATTTATTAGTGAACAAGGAAAAATATTATCGAGACGAATAAATAGATTAACCTTGAAACAACAACGATTAATTACTCTTGCTATAAAACAGGCTCGTATTTTATCTTTCTTACCGTTTCGTAACTATGAGAACGAAAAGCAATTTCAAGCCCAGTCAATTTCAATAATTACAGGTTCTAGACCCAGAAAAAATAGACATATTCCTCAATTAACGCAAAAGTACAATTCCAATCGAAACTTAAGAAACAACAACCAAAATTTAAGAAACAACAACCGGAACTTAA
This window encodes:
- the rbcL gene encoding ribulose-1,5-bisphosphate carboxylase/oxygenase large subunit, whose amino-acid sequence is MSPQTETKAGVGFQAGVKDYKLTYYTPEYETKDTDILAAFRVSPQPGVPPEEAGAAVAAESSTGTWTTVWTDGLTSLDRYKGRCYHIEPVAGEDNQWICYVAYPLDLFEEGSVTNMFTSIVGNVFGFKALRALRLEDLRIPPTYSKTFQGPPHGIQVERDKLNKYGRPLLGCTIKPKLGLSAKNYGRACYECLRGGLDFTKDDENVNSQPFMRWRDRFVFCAEAIYKSQAETGEIKGHYLNATAGTCEEMIKRAVFARELGVPIVMHDYLTGGFTANTTLAHYCRDNGLLLHIHRAMHAVIDRQKNHGMHFRVLAKALRMSGGDHIHSGTVVGKLEGEREMTLGFVDLLRDDFIEKDRARGIFFTQDWVSMPGVIPVASGGIHVWHMPALTEIFGDDSVLQFGGGTLGHPWGNAPGAAANRVALEACVQARNEGRDLAREGNEIIRAACKWSPELAAACEVWKAIKFEFEPVDTID
- the ycf4 gene encoding photosystem I assembly protein Ycf4, which translates into the protein MNWRSEHIWVELLKGSRKRGNFFWACILFLGSLGFLSVGISSYLGKNIISILPSQEILFFPQGVVMSFYGIAGLFISSYLWCTILWNVGSGYDRFDRKEGIVCIFRWGFPGIKRRVFLRFLMRDIQSIRIQVKEGLYPRRILYMEIRGQGIIPLTRTDDKFFTPREIEQKAAELAYFLRVPIEVF
- the cemA gene encoding chloroplast envelope membrane protein; this encodes MKKKKALPSLLYLVFIVLLPWGVSSSFNKCLELWIKNWWNTRQSETLLTDIQEKRILERFIELEELSLLDEMIKGKLKTHVQKPPTGIHKEIIQWVKINNEDHLHTILHFSTNIICLAILSGSFFLGKEELVILNSWVQEFFYNLNDSIKAFFILLVTDFFVGFHSTRGWELVIRWVYNDFGWAPNELIFTIFVCSFPVILDTCLKFWVFFCLNRLSPSLVVIYHSISEA
- the petA gene encoding cytochrome f — protein: MENRNTFSWVKEQITRSISVSIMIYVITRTSISNAYPIFAQQGYENPREATGRIVCANCHLASKPVDIEVPQAVLPDTVFEAVLRIPYDMQLKQVLANGKKGGLNVGAVLILPEGFELAPPDRISPELKEKIGNLAFQSYRPDKKNILVIGPVPGKKYSEIVFPILSPDPATKKDAHFLKYPIYVGGNRGRGQIYPDGSKSNNTVYNATSTGIVRKILRKEKGGYEISIVDASDGRQVIDIIPPGPELLVSEGESIKLDQPLTSNPNVGGFGQGDAEIVLQDPLRVQGLLFFFASVILAQVFLVLKKKQFEKVQLYEMNF